The stretch of DNA GCTTGGAGTGGAACACGGGTAGTCATGACGTATTTAAATGTACAGTAGTACCGAATTTTTATATAGAGGAATCCGTTATGAGTGACTGTGACCTCCCAAACGGCGAAAACCACTGAACAATCACTGGCTATCATCGAGGCCATTCAAACCCTGGGCGGTGCGACACTCGAGGAGTTGACTGACGAACTCGATCGCTCGAGAAGTACAGTCCATCTCCACTTACGGACACTTCTCGATGAGGGGTACCTGACAAAAGAGGGAGCAGTGTATCATATCGGATTGCGATTTCTCAATCACGGCGAGTACGCCCGCTCGAGGAAAAAGGCCTACACGCTGGCAAAACAAACAGTGACGCAACTGGCTGATGAAATCGACGAGGAAGTCGAGTTTGTCGTTGAAAACAATAACCGTGGCATTCTCGTCCACGAATCGTTTCACCCAGATACTCACATTCCATCCAAAGAACGACACCTCTCAACGTCGCCCAGCGCTGCCGGGATCTATTACTATCTTCACAGCGTGGCAACTGGCAAAGCAATTCTCGCGGACCTCCCCGAGGAGCGTGTTAACGCGATTCTAGACGAAAGCGGACTTCCCAAGCAGACTGCCCAGACCATCACAGACCGGGAGGAACTGTTGGCAGATCTCGAGGCGGTTCGCGACCGCGGGATCGCATTCGCCGACGAAGAGTACGTTGACGGCCTCAGGGAGGTTGGTCGACGAGTCATGGCACCGGATGGAAGCGTCATCGGTGCGATTGCCATCATCGGCCCAACATACCGGTTTACAGATGACCGGTTCCGAAATGAATTGCCAAACATTCTTACAGAGCACGTCGATACCCTCGAGGCAGAAATTTCGGAGACTTATCTGGACGATTACCGGAAATAAATCAACCAGGCTGAATAAAACAAATGTCAACCTCGATCCTGAATATCAATATTTCTAACCTGAAGACTACCTTCACGCCAGGGACTGACCGAGAACCGCGAACCGTGTCGGGCAGTGTATCCTTGACTCAGAATCTATTTGTTCGGCAATATCAGACTTTTATTACAACAGAGTGGCTAATGCCGTTATTCCACCATCAAGAAGGCATCAGTGTAGGGGAGACAGACCAGTTGAGAGATATCAGGTCAATAGATTCGGATATTGATTACATACATACGATTGTAATGTACACTGGTAGTAAGATCGATTGGAGGACAATTGTGTCCGATCATAGTGGACCATTAAGAGTATCCGTGATCGATCGCTGAGCTGGCGGCTCGTTCCAGTGACCGATATGCTAATTATGACCGGACCCGCATCTGTTTTTACAGATGGCCATGGGAGAGTATGACCAGCATGAGTACGAGCGACGCGAACAAACAATCGGAGACATCGACTCGAGTGCCGACGAACGCGCCACCGAATTTCGCGGTTCGATCACCTTCGAGATGAGTGAGTCCGCCTCTGACCTCCTCGAGAATTTCCGGAAACTCACGGAAGACGACGCGTGACGAGACAACGCACGCAGACCAAACGATTTATCGCTCCTGACTGGATAGAGCAGCACATGGCGCTCGATACCGTCCTTAGTGGTGACCAGCTTACAGGCCGTCAGGCTGCGATTATATTCTTCGCTTGGCTTGCACTGGTAATTGCAGCGGGGGTTGTCCTCTTGCTGTTCACCCGGACAACGATCGGCTAAACAAGCGACAAGAGAGTATCGTCTCGAGACGAGGCATTCAAATCAGTCCTCGCAATAGAGGCGGGTATGGAAAACGACGATTCACGCGACCACGTTGTGCCGGGAAGTGAAGACGAGGTACAGACAGCAGATGTCCGCGGCTATGATTTCCGCGGCGAATTCAGCTTCCAGGACCTGATGTCGTCCTACGAGACGACTGGTTTTCAGGCTACCCAACTCGCCGAAGCCGTCGATATCGCCGAGCAGATGCAAGACGAAGAGGCAACGATCTATCTGACGGTCACCTCGAATATCATCTCTTCGGGACTTCGTGAAGTCGTCGCCTATCTGGTTCGTGAGGGATACGTTGACGTCCTTATCACGACCTCCGGGTCACTAACAGAGGACGTAATCAAGACGGCAAAACCATTCAAAATGGGCGAATGGGACGCTGACGAAGCGGCCCTTCGTGATCGTGGAATCAACCGACTTGGGAATATCTTTGTCCCATCCGATCGATATGTGTGGCTCGAGGAGTACCTCTATGACTTCTTCGAGGACTTCTTTGCGGAGGAGAAGGTTCGGACGCCGACAGCATTCGCTCGAGAATTGGGGGCAACACTCGAGGATGAGGATTCGGTCCTGAAACAGGCCGCGGATAACGATGTGCCGATCTACTGTCCGGCGTTGACGGATGCAGAGGTTGGAAACTTCCTCTATTACTACCGGCAGGGCTACGATTCGGAAGTCGGAATCGAAATTCTAGACGACTATGACTCGCTCATTGAAGACGGGTTGCTCGCAGATACCACGGGGCTGATCGCTGTTGGCGGGGGGGTGCCGAAACACCATGCGATTATGACGAATCTGTTCCGTGGCGGCGCAGACTACGTGATCTACATCTCGACGGGCATGGAAGGAGATGGCTCGCTTTCGGGAGCACCGCCAAACGAGGCTGTCTCCTGGGGCAAGATCAAAGACGGCCAGACGAATTATACACAGATCGAAGCCGAAGCAACGCTCGTGTTCCCACTGCTCGTCGCGAGCGCGTTTGCCTAAGTAGTACGACAGGGGCGACTGCTAGGAGGTGGCCAAAACTGTCCCAGGAATTGTTCACATATGTGGCAATACTATGAGCTGAAGAAGGGCATATACATCAGATTCGAGAGAGGAAAAGCAGTTCTCACCCATCGACAGAGACGAACGAGCACGCTATCGGTTCTCCCGATGGATTCAGCTCAGACCTCAACGACAAGGTCGCCGTCTTTGAGGACTGAGCCGACGACGTTCTCGTCATACCTGTACGGCAGATGTCGGTACGATGGTGCCTCGAGGACGACGAGGTCACCTGGCGCACCGGCCTCGAGCGTGCCCACGCCATCAGTTCGGTTGAGGGCGGCAGCCGCCCGATCGGTGATCCCGCGAACGGCTTCGCCGGGTGTCATGCCCATGCCGACGCAAGCCAGCGTCGCCGCGAATCCCATTCGCTTGGCATAGCAGTTCGGATTGAAATCACTGCCGATCGCTGGAATGGAATTTCGCTCGCGATACGGCTCGAGGCTGGGGTACTCATCACCAAGGCCGAACGCCGTTCCCGGAAGCAAGACCGGCGTCACGCCCGCCTCGAGAAGATCGTCGATATCGTCAGGGGTCGACTGGAGCAGGTGGTCCGCGCTTGCGGCCTCGAGAGAGGCCGCCAGTTCTGCCCCGCCCAGATTTTCGAACTCGTCGATGTGGAGTTTCGGCGTAAGTCCGTGTTTCACACCAGCCTCGAGAATCGCTCGGGACTGGGACACGGAGAAGACATCTTCCTCACAGAAGACGTCACAGAAGGTCGCGATGCCCTGTTTCTCAACGGCAGGGAGTTGCTCCTCGATCACCGACTCGGTATACTCGTCGGCGTCCATGCCATCCGGAACGGCGTGAGCGCCCATGAACGTCGCCACGATATCGATCGGGTGGCGCTTGTCAGCGCGATCGATCGCAGACAGTAATTTGAGTTCGGTCTCCGTATCGAGTCCGTAGCCGGATTTGATCTCGAGGGTGGTCGTCCCGGCTGCGAGCATCGAGTCAAGGCGCTCGAGCAGGCGCTCGGTAAGATCGTCTTCGCTTGCTTCACGGACGGCACGGACAGTTCGGAGAATGCCGCCGCCGTCGGCGAGGATTTCCTGATAGTTCCGTCCACGGAGTTTCGCTTCGAACTCGTCGGACCGGTCACCCGCAAACACGGCGTGCGTGTGCGGATCAACGAATCCCGGCAGCACACACTGACCGCTCGCATCGATCGCCTCGGCAGCGTTTTGGACCGGGTACTCACGCGTAAGGGCCTCACTCGAACCCGTCTCGAGGACAATACCATCCTCGAGGACGACTGCAGCGTCAGAGTGAACCTCGATAACGGGATCATCGGGTGGGTCGGAAGCAGCGTTCGCGGCGCTGTCAGTTGCATCTGCGTCTGTGCCCGTATCCGTGCTAGTCGCCGGTCCAGTGATCAGTTCAGTCGCGTCGTAGACGATGGTGTAGCTCATGAATTGGCCTCCAGAACGCCGCGAATTGCGTGAGCGACCGTCCGTGCGGCGGCGTCGACGGTTCGGCCGTTCGTGTCGAGTGGCGGCGCACACTCGACGATCTCAACCCCTGCTAGACGCTCGTCAGCAACGAGTGCACCCACTGCGGCGAACAGTTCTCGAGTCGTAAGCCCGCCCGGTGTCGGCGCGCTTACGCCCGGGGCAGCGCTCGCATCCAGTACGTCACAATCGACGCTCAGATAGAGCGTATCGACGGTCGCGAGTGCATTCTGGACCGTCTCGACAACGGCACGTGGCCCGTCGGCGAACGCGTCCGCCGGTACGATCGTCCCGCCCTGTTCGCGGACATACTCGACGTAGCGACTCGAGGTCTCGAAATGACGCGCCCCGACGGCGACGTACGCCTCGAGTCCGGCCTCGTGTAACTGCCGGTAGGGTGTTCCGCTTGTGGGTTCGTGATGAACCTCACGACAGTCCAGATGGGCGTCGAAGTTGATGACGCCGACGTCGCCACCGTCCTCGTTCTCAAGCAGCGGCACGACGTTTCCGTAGGTCAGCGAATTATCCCCGCCGAGGAAAATCGGAACCGCATCCAGTTCGTAAATAGCTGCAGCGGCCGTTCGGACGGACGCTTGGACATCAGCAACGCCCGAGCCTGGCAACTCGAGGTCCCCAAGATCGCCGATGACAGCCATCGATTCGTCGGGAGCGTTCGACTCTCCCTCGAGTGACGGGGCACCCGCCGAAAGATGGGCAGCCTTCGTCGACGCAAGCGAGCGACGGATCTCGAGTGGGCCCTCGCGAGTTCCTTTACGGCCGATCACCGCGCCGTCGTAGGGTTCACCGACGAGGACGATTGGGACGTCCGTTGTCTCCGTTGGCTCGAGCGCGGCGGTGATATCACCGAACTGGCGGTCGTTCGGATCGCTCGAGGTCCCCTCCCAGCCGTCCCAGTCAGGGTGGGTGAACGTCCCGTGCACTAGTCCTCACCCATCGGAATCCGGACGTTCGATTGGCGTGCCTCATCCAGTGCC from Natronolimnobius sp. AArcel1 encodes:
- a CDS encoding DUF5786 family protein, yielding MAMGEYDQHEYERREQTIGDIDSSADERATEFRGSITFEMSESASDLLENFRKLTEDDA
- a CDS encoding IclR family transcriptional regulator, which gives rise to MTSQTAKTTEQSLAIIEAIQTLGGATLEELTDELDRSRSTVHLHLRTLLDEGYLTKEGAVYHIGLRFLNHGEYARSRKKAYTLAKQTVTQLADEIDEEVEFVVENNNRGILVHESFHPDTHIPSKERHLSTSPSAAGIYYYLHSVATGKAILADLPEERVNAILDESGLPKQTAQTITDREELLADLEAVRDRGIAFADEEYVDGLREVGRRVMAPDGSVIGAIAIIGPTYRFTDDRFRNELPNILTEHVDTLEAEISETYLDDYRK
- the hutG gene encoding formimidoylglutamase, with the translated sequence MHGTFTHPDWDGWEGTSSDPNDRQFGDITAALEPTETTDVPIVLVGEPYDGAVIGRKGTREGPLEIRRSLASTKAAHLSAGAPSLEGESNAPDESMAVIGDLGDLELPGSGVADVQASVRTAAAAIYELDAVPIFLGGDNSLTYGNVVPLLENEDGGDVGVINFDAHLDCREVHHEPTSGTPYRQLHEAGLEAYVAVGARHFETSSRYVEYVREQGGTIVPADAFADGPRAVVETVQNALATVDTLYLSVDCDVLDASAAPGVSAPTPGGLTTRELFAAVGALVADERLAGVEIVECAPPLDTNGRTVDAAARTVAHAIRGVLEANS
- the hutI gene encoding imidazolonepropionase codes for the protein MSYTIVYDATELITGPATSTDTGTDADATDSAANAASDPPDDPVIEVHSDAAVVLEDGIVLETGSSEALTREYPVQNAAEAIDASGQCVLPGFVDPHTHAVFAGDRSDEFEAKLRGRNYQEILADGGGILRTVRAVREASEDDLTERLLERLDSMLAAGTTTLEIKSGYGLDTETELKLLSAIDRADKRHPIDIVATFMGAHAVPDGMDADEYTESVIEEQLPAVEKQGIATFCDVFCEEDVFSVSQSRAILEAGVKHGLTPKLHIDEFENLGGAELAASLEAASADHLLQSTPDDIDDLLEAGVTPVLLPGTAFGLGDEYPSLEPYRERNSIPAIGSDFNPNCYAKRMGFAATLACVGMGMTPGEAVRGITDRAAAALNRTDGVGTLEAGAPGDLVVLEAPSYRHLPYRYDENVVGSVLKDGDLVVEV
- a CDS encoding deoxyhypusine synthase; the protein is MENDDSRDHVVPGSEDEVQTADVRGYDFRGEFSFQDLMSSYETTGFQATQLAEAVDIAEQMQDEEATIYLTVTSNIISSGLREVVAYLVREGYVDVLITTSGSLTEDVIKTAKPFKMGEWDADEAALRDRGINRLGNIFVPSDRYVWLEEYLYDFFEDFFAEEKVRTPTAFARELGATLEDEDSVLKQAADNDVPIYCPALTDAEVGNFLYYYRQGYDSEVGIEILDDYDSLIEDGLLADTTGLIAVGGGVPKHHAIMTNLFRGGADYVIYISTGMEGDGSLSGAPPNEAVSWGKIKDGQTNYTQIEAEATLVFPLLVASAFA